A window from Mycolicibacterium tokaiense encodes these proteins:
- a CDS encoding P-II family nitrogen regulator: protein MTPALTKMTKVEVVVTGNDVPAVRELIGSIGATGYTSVSGVSGLGHHGYRQGRLLFNQQATLELIITVVPDSKVEALLAGLRPLLDASSGVMFVTETYVSRPEYFT from the coding sequence ATGACGCCGGCCCTGACCAAGATGACCAAGGTCGAAGTTGTCGTCACCGGCAACGATGTCCCGGCGGTTCGCGAACTCATCGGCAGCATTGGCGCCACCGGCTACACCAGTGTGTCCGGGGTGTCCGGTCTCGGCCACCACGGCTACCGCCAAGGTCGCTTGCTGTTCAATCAGCAGGCCACCCTGGAACTGATCATCACCGTCGTGCCGGACAGCAAGGTCGAGGCGCTACTCGCCGGTCTGCGACCGCTTCTCGACGCCTCATCGGGCGTGATGTTCGTGACCGAGACCTACGTCAGCCGTCCTGAGTACTTCACGTAA
- a CDS encoding carbonic anhydrase, with protein MTTPALAWEHLRAADQSSDLCPSDRPVAVVFRCADARLSNEDVFCRPSGSLIDISTWSHTVDSGVLAGIEYAVDKLEIPLIVVLGHDNCPAMHTALRAWETAELPNGAMRTAVEHALLSVVRRGVPADSVEAVAAAHIVETGLALMQRSPAIARRIDNRTCGIVCATFTAANRQLHVNATIGSVADDTDALVELV; from the coding sequence ATGACCACACCCGCACTCGCCTGGGAACACCTCCGTGCCGCCGACCAGAGTTCCGATCTGTGCCCATCGGATCGGCCTGTCGCCGTGGTGTTTCGATGCGCTGACGCCCGCCTGAGCAACGAGGACGTGTTCTGTCGGCCTTCGGGCTCGCTGATCGACATCAGCACCTGGAGCCATACCGTGGACTCCGGTGTACTGGCCGGCATCGAGTACGCCGTCGACAAGCTGGAGATCCCCTTGATCGTCGTGCTCGGCCATGACAACTGCCCGGCGATGCACACGGCACTGCGTGCGTGGGAAACCGCCGAATTGCCCAACGGAGCGATGCGCACCGCCGTCGAGCATGCCTTGCTCTCGGTCGTCCGACGCGGCGTCCCCGCCGACTCGGTCGAGGCTGTTGCCGCAGCACACATCGTCGAAACCGGCCTCGCGCTCATGCAACGCTCACCAGCGATCGCCAGGCGAATCGACAATCGCACCTGCGGAATCGTCTGCGCCACCTTCACCGCGGCGAACCGGCAACTCCACGTCAACGCAACCATCGGATCGGTCGCCGACGACACGGACGCGCTCGTCGAACTCGTGTGA
- a CDS encoding GntR family transcriptional regulator yields the protein MTTRDDTATSATSAVPDLVQELLTRLLGVAGREDSLVGKIAVEVARDIIEERVDPGADLNSFELAKRFGTSRTPVREALLLLEKQGMVEVPPRRRPRATTFSPKVIAEIYELRGELYALVSQHLVAKAHNLSTLDQRFAAMGEAASRGDHEGYFWQLVLFQEESCVLADNDTLKQTIDTLGLRVLHLRHLGMARGWQLDRSLADHERLMQAFHERDTELAAALNRTMARNALAGLMALFVDDRFVRRP from the coding sequence ATGACCACCCGAGATGACACCGCCACGTCAGCGACCAGTGCTGTGCCCGATCTCGTGCAGGAGTTGCTGACGCGCCTGCTGGGTGTCGCCGGTCGCGAGGATTCACTGGTCGGCAAGATCGCCGTCGAAGTTGCACGCGACATCATCGAGGAACGTGTGGACCCAGGCGCCGACCTGAACTCGTTCGAGTTGGCCAAGCGGTTCGGCACAAGCCGTACACCCGTGCGTGAGGCGCTCCTGCTACTCGAGAAGCAGGGCATGGTCGAGGTACCGCCGCGGCGGAGACCCCGCGCCACCACCTTCTCCCCGAAGGTGATCGCTGAGATCTACGAACTCCGAGGCGAGCTCTACGCCCTTGTGTCCCAACACCTTGTCGCGAAGGCGCACAACCTGAGCACACTCGACCAGCGATTCGCCGCCATGGGCGAGGCGGCGAGTCGAGGAGACCATGAGGGGTACTTCTGGCAGCTCGTTCTCTTTCAAGAGGAATCATGCGTACTGGCCGACAACGACACGCTCAAACAGACCATCGATACACTGGGGTTGCGCGTCCTGCACCTGCGTCACCTGGGGATGGCCCGAGGTTGGCAGTTGGACCGGTCATTGGCCGACCACGAGCGGCTGATGCAGGCGTTTCACGAACGCGACACCGAGCTGGCAGCGGCGCTCAACCGAACAATGGCCAGAAATGCGCTCGCCGGCTTGATGGCGTTGTTCGTCGACGACCGCTTTGTGCGCCGCCCTTGA
- a CDS encoding alpha/beta fold hydrolase: MESGDDVTVQHGRAWVDADQSIRIGYTVATPPEPTKTVVLLHGAPQTRYEWRKVMMPLAIAGYRVIMPDYRGAGASDKPRDGYDKWTMAGDIRTLVREVLGVAEPVSLVGHDLGSTLALAYALRYRTDVVSATFMEAPLPGTDYYTWRVAQKSAWQFSFHANTDLAVYLTHGRERWYITRFFDELTYQQDAISSVDLDAYARAFEAPGAMRAMCEIYRELDRDADDNRAALREHGKLTIPVLASGGASNPLAKNFRAMCEEVADSVTDQLVPDCGHWVAEEQPAYFTRMFCEFDAAVRA, encoded by the coding sequence ATGGAGAGTGGAGACGATGTCACGGTCCAGCACGGCCGGGCCTGGGTAGATGCGGACCAGTCGATTCGCATCGGCTACACCGTCGCCACGCCACCCGAGCCGACCAAGACCGTCGTCCTCCTGCACGGCGCGCCCCAAACCCGCTACGAGTGGCGCAAGGTCATGATGCCGCTCGCGATCGCCGGCTACCGCGTGATCATGCCCGACTACCGTGGTGCCGGCGCCTCGGACAAACCTCGTGACGGGTACGACAAATGGACCATGGCCGGTGACATCCGCACTCTGGTGCGCGAGGTGCTGGGAGTGGCGGAGCCTGTCTCGCTGGTCGGTCATGACCTCGGATCGACATTGGCCCTGGCTTATGCCCTGCGCTACCGCACGGATGTCGTCAGCGCCACCTTCATGGAAGCCCCGCTGCCGGGCACCGACTACTACACCTGGCGCGTGGCGCAGAAGTCCGCGTGGCAGTTCTCTTTTCACGCCAACACCGACTTGGCGGTGTATCTCACGCACGGACGTGAACGCTGGTACATCACCCGCTTTTTCGACGAGTTGACCTACCAGCAGGACGCCATCTCCAGTGTGGACCTCGACGCCTACGCCCGCGCTTTCGAAGCACCGGGTGCCATGCGGGCGATGTGCGAGATCTACCGCGAACTCGACCGCGACGCTGACGACAATCGGGCCGCGCTGCGAGAACACGGCAAGCTCACCATCCCCGTGCTGGCCTCCGGGGGTGCGTCCAACCCTCTGGCCAAGAACTTCCGGGCTATGTGCGAAGAGGTTGCCGACTCGGTGACGGATCAGCTGGTACCGGACTGCGGCCATTGGGTGGCCGAGGAGCAGCCCGCCTACTTCACCCGGATGTTCTGCGAATTCGACGCAGCTGTTCGGGCGTGA
- a CDS encoding aldo/keto reductase codes for MRVVDMVDHHPQTITIGGKTVSRLGFGSMRFTGRGIWGPPQDRDECIAVARRAVELGVQFFDTADSYGPHVAEEILHEALYPYPDDVVIATKAGLTRNGPDVIDTPSGPKRLGPAAWPPVGRPEYLRQQVLMSMRRLGVDQIDLLQLHRVDPKVPLADQIGELKALQDEGKIREIGMSQCTPAQLNEARQIADIVSVQSRFNVIDRSAQDMLEVCERDGLAFIPWAPVAQGGLAQAHEALADVARTHGCTVGQVAIAWLLQVSPVMLPIPGTSQRKHLEENLAASELTLTPDDVGRLTAASS; via the coding sequence ATGAGGGTAGTTGACATGGTGGATCACCATCCACAGACCATCACCATCGGCGGTAAGACAGTCTCGCGCTTGGGTTTCGGGTCGATGCGATTCACGGGCCGCGGGATCTGGGGTCCGCCCCAGGACCGGGACGAATGTATTGCCGTCGCCCGGCGGGCTGTCGAACTCGGCGTGCAGTTCTTCGACACCGCCGACTCGTACGGCCCGCACGTCGCCGAGGAGATCCTGCACGAGGCACTGTATCCCTATCCCGACGATGTTGTGATCGCGACCAAGGCGGGCCTGACCCGCAATGGTCCTGATGTCATCGACACCCCCTCAGGACCGAAACGCCTCGGCCCGGCGGCGTGGCCCCCGGTGGGCCGCCCCGAATACTTGCGGCAACAGGTACTGATGAGCATGCGCCGCTTGGGCGTTGATCAGATCGATCTCCTGCAGCTGCACCGGGTAGACCCGAAAGTGCCGCTGGCAGATCAGATCGGGGAGCTCAAGGCGCTGCAGGACGAGGGCAAGATCCGCGAGATCGGCATGTCGCAGTGCACTCCTGCGCAGCTCAATGAGGCGCGGCAGATCGCCGATATCGTCAGTGTGCAAAGCCGGTTCAATGTCATCGACCGGAGTGCCCAGGACATGCTGGAGGTGTGTGAACGCGATGGACTCGCGTTCATTCCGTGGGCGCCGGTGGCCCAAGGCGGATTGGCGCAGGCCCATGAAGCGCTCGCCGACGTCGCCCGCACCCACGGTTGCACTGTGGGGCAGGTGGCAATCGCCTGGCTGTTGCAGGTCTCGCCGGTCATGCTCCCCATCCCCGGCACCTCGCAACGCAAGCATCTGGAGGAGAACCTGGCTGCTTCCGAACTGACGCTGACACCGGACGACGTCGGCCGGCTCACTGCGGCCTCCAGCTGA
- a CDS encoding ketopantoate reductase family protein — MRVLMFGRGVIATIYGYAFHQAGHDVEFYVRPGRAVEYGPELHMELVDGRRSPLGRRTQHVFSTRLRESVDPGHGVDLIVLSVGHHRLREAAEYLAPRIGEATVLIFGNVWDEPLAAVAPLPADRVMFGFPQAGGGFGYDGVLRGALLRSVILGTGASSPGQRERHVRTMFEQAGLRVKSERDMRGWLWLHFASDAGMFSQALSSGGLANMIGDRRALREAFLTSRELLPVLQRRDVVLRRHAVASLPSRLPGLTATATAWATGRFPIAQASLAAHTDPHAAVARAVLEDTLATARRFDVATPRLERAVSEMPRG, encoded by the coding sequence ATGCGGGTTCTGATGTTCGGACGCGGTGTCATTGCGACGATCTACGGCTACGCCTTTCACCAGGCCGGCCATGATGTGGAGTTCTACGTGCGTCCGGGTCGCGCCGTCGAGTACGGCCCCGAACTGCACATGGAACTCGTCGATGGGCGCCGTTCCCCGTTGGGCCGACGAACTCAGCACGTCTTTTCGACCCGGCTGCGTGAGTCCGTCGATCCGGGCCACGGTGTTGATCTGATCGTGCTCAGCGTCGGGCACCATCGCCTGCGGGAGGCAGCCGAGTACCTGGCTCCCCGCATCGGGGAGGCGACCGTGCTGATCTTCGGGAATGTGTGGGACGAACCCCTGGCGGCTGTTGCCCCGCTGCCGGCAGATCGGGTGATGTTCGGATTCCCGCAAGCCGGCGGGGGTTTCGGATACGACGGGGTTCTCCGCGGTGCCTTGCTCCGATCGGTGATCCTCGGCACGGGGGCGTCGTCACCGGGCCAGCGGGAACGACACGTGCGCACGATGTTCGAGCAGGCAGGTCTCAGGGTCAAGAGCGAGCGGGACATGCGTGGATGGCTGTGGCTGCACTTCGCCTCGGACGCCGGAATGTTCTCGCAAGCGCTGAGCAGCGGGGGACTGGCGAACATGATCGGCGACCGCCGCGCCTTACGGGAGGCGTTCCTGACCAGTCGGGAGCTGCTGCCGGTCCTCCAGCGGAGGGACGTCGTGCTCCGCCGACACGCCGTCGCGTCACTGCCCTCTCGACTACCCGGGCTGACGGCCACCGCAACGGCATGGGCCACGGGTCGCTTTCCGATCGCGCAGGCAAGCCTCGCGGCACACACCGATCCCCATGCGGCCGTAGCTCGGGCGGTCCTCGAGGACACGCTGGCCACAGCCCGCCGGTTCGACGTCGCCACCCCGCGTCTTGAACGGGCCGTCAGTGAAATGCCCCGCGGGTGA
- a CDS encoding TetR/AcrR family transcriptional regulator gives MKVVPTTDRGRATVGRVLEAACDLFNAQGIRSTSLDEIGAAAGVGRGQLYHFFVDKSDLVAEVVTFQVERVIAGLQPTMEAMSTSDDVRAWCEAVVGSYAATPGPIRCPLGSLINQLGDDDRAARSALQAGFARWERLLEAGLQRVADSGGLRAGVDAGDLAAALLAAYQGGVLLTAVHGDVAPLRRALRGVADVALVDSAARISR, from the coding sequence GTGAAAGTCGTACCGACCACCGACCGGGGCCGCGCGACGGTCGGCCGTGTCCTGGAGGCGGCCTGCGATCTCTTCAATGCTCAGGGCATTCGCTCGACGTCACTCGACGAGATCGGCGCCGCTGCCGGGGTGGGGCGCGGCCAGCTCTACCACTTCTTCGTCGACAAATCTGATCTGGTGGCCGAGGTTGTGACGTTTCAGGTCGAGCGGGTGATCGCAGGATTACAGCCGACCATGGAGGCCATGTCCACGTCCGATGATGTCCGCGCCTGGTGCGAGGCGGTCGTGGGCTCCTATGCCGCGACTCCGGGGCCGATCCGCTGCCCGCTCGGGTCGCTGATCAATCAGCTCGGCGACGACGATCGGGCCGCGCGGAGTGCACTGCAGGCCGGCTTCGCGCGCTGGGAGCGACTGCTGGAAGCCGGGCTGCAACGCGTCGCCGACAGCGGGGGTCTCCGTGCGGGGGTCGACGCCGGGGATCTGGCCGCGGCGCTCCTCGCGGCTTATCAGGGTGGTGTGCTTCTCACCGCTGTCCACGGCGACGTGGCGCCGCTACGGAGGGCGCTGCGCGGCGTCGCGGATGTGGCACTTGTGGACTCGGCGGCCCGCATCAGTCGGTGA
- a CDS encoding carbon-nitrogen hydrolase family protein encodes MTQTLVVGAVQMASVFLDRAATLAKVESYIDEAGAAGCQLVAFGETLVPGYPFWLGRTDGAKFNSELQRDIHSMYLHEAVQIEAGHLHGVCAAARRNGTTVVLGIAERPADRGGHSIYCSAVTINALGEIASVHRKLTPTYEERLSWANGDGHGLVTHDLPPFTLGSLNCWENWMPLSRAALYAQGENLHVALWPGDLYDTADITRFIALESRSYVISVSGVLRREHIPDTMPGADLMRSASDEQISTGGTCIAAPDGSWVVEPVDSAEGLTVATLDHGEVRRERQNFDPAGHYGRPDVTRLVVDRRRQNLASFTD; translated from the coding sequence GTGACTCAGACACTCGTGGTGGGGGCCGTGCAGATGGCTTCCGTGTTCCTGGACCGCGCGGCGACCCTCGCCAAGGTCGAAAGCTATATCGACGAAGCCGGTGCGGCCGGGTGTCAGCTGGTGGCGTTCGGCGAAACGCTGGTTCCGGGGTATCCATTCTGGCTGGGGCGCACCGACGGAGCGAAATTCAACTCCGAGCTACAGCGGGACATCCACTCGATGTACCTGCACGAAGCCGTGCAGATCGAGGCCGGTCACCTCCACGGCGTGTGTGCCGCTGCACGACGAAACGGCACGACGGTGGTGCTCGGCATCGCCGAACGGCCGGCGGATCGCGGTGGTCACAGCATCTACTGCTCCGCGGTGACCATCAACGCGCTCGGCGAAATCGCCTCGGTGCACCGTAAACTCACACCCACCTACGAAGAGCGCCTGAGCTGGGCCAATGGCGACGGCCACGGACTGGTGACCCACGACCTGCCGCCGTTCACCCTGGGGTCGCTCAATTGTTGGGAGAACTGGATGCCGCTGTCGCGGGCGGCGCTCTACGCACAGGGCGAGAACCTTCACGTGGCGCTGTGGCCCGGCGATCTCTACGACACCGCCGACATCACCCGGTTCATCGCGCTGGAGTCACGCTCCTATGTGATCTCCGTGTCCGGCGTGCTGCGTCGCGAGCACATCCCGGACACCATGCCGGGCGCGGACCTGATGCGCAGCGCCAGCGATGAGCAGATCAGCACCGGGGGCACCTGCATCGCCGCGCCGGACGGCAGTTGGGTGGTCGAACCCGTCGATTCCGCCGAGGGCCTGACGGTCGCGACTCTCGACCACGGCGAGGTGCGTCGCGAGCGCCAGAATTTCGATCCCGCCGGGCATTACGGACGCCCGGACGTCACCCGGCTGGTGGTCGACCGTCGTCGGCAGAACCTGGCCAGCTTCACCGACTGA
- the hisD gene encoding histidinol dehydrogenase — MRYSTPLLERVQGKFRHLKSPLVDAPAAQRDPAVINTVTAMLRDIETRKLDAVRDFSRALDNDDRRDFELSAEDVAKSGDRIPRDLREAIELGSERTQAFAREQRSHLTGFETELCPGLVTGTRYVPVARVGAYLPAGRFPLTASAFMTVGVAKVAGVSTVIACTPPQPDGGANPAVVYAAHLSGVDRVFVLGGVQALAAMAFGLLGELPVDMLVGAGNAYVAEAKRQLFGTVAIDLLAGPSEVAVLSDETADPEMVAADLLGQAEHGTNSPAALVTTSEEHGRAVIAAVDRQLSTLATEPIAGPAWRDYGVVTVADDRETAALLMDDLAPEHLEVITADDDWYHDRLQNYGSIFLGPWSTVAYSDKGMAGTNHVLPTAGGAKHSAGLSVSRYLKPLTYQRVSRAATPALAHAVQVISDSEGMAAHSATATRRLASYGSPGS; from the coding sequence ATGCGTTATTCCACTCCCCTTCTCGAGCGTGTGCAGGGCAAGTTCCGGCATCTGAAGAGTCCTCTCGTCGACGCACCCGCGGCGCAGCGCGACCCAGCCGTGATCAACACGGTGACCGCGATGCTGCGTGACATCGAAACCAGAAAACTCGACGCCGTACGCGACTTCAGCCGTGCGCTGGACAACGACGATCGGCGAGACTTCGAACTCTCCGCCGAGGACGTCGCCAAGAGCGGTGACCGCATTCCGCGAGACCTCCGCGAAGCCATCGAGCTCGGCTCAGAACGCACGCAGGCATTCGCCCGCGAACAGCGGTCCCACCTCACCGGTTTCGAGACCGAGCTGTGCCCGGGGCTCGTGACCGGGACACGCTACGTGCCCGTCGCCCGCGTCGGCGCGTACCTGCCCGCAGGTCGCTTTCCCTTGACCGCATCGGCTTTCATGACGGTGGGGGTGGCCAAGGTGGCCGGGGTCTCCACCGTCATCGCATGCACTCCACCTCAGCCCGACGGCGGCGCGAACCCGGCAGTGGTCTACGCCGCGCACCTCTCGGGCGTCGACCGGGTCTTCGTCCTCGGCGGCGTGCAGGCCCTGGCCGCCATGGCGTTCGGTCTGCTGGGCGAACTCCCGGTCGACATGCTCGTAGGAGCCGGTAATGCCTATGTCGCCGAGGCGAAGCGTCAGCTGTTCGGGACCGTGGCCATCGACCTGCTCGCGGGCCCCTCCGAGGTGGCTGTGCTGTCCGACGAGACCGCCGACCCCGAGATGGTGGCCGCTGACCTGCTCGGGCAGGCCGAGCACGGTACCAATTCGCCTGCCGCGCTGGTCACCACCTCCGAGGAACATGGCAGAGCCGTGATCGCCGCCGTGGACCGTCAACTGAGCACCTTGGCCACCGAGCCCATCGCCGGCCCGGCATGGCGCGACTACGGAGTGGTGACGGTTGCCGACGACCGGGAAACCGCTGCGCTGCTCATGGATGACCTCGCGCCCGAGCATCTCGAAGTCATCACCGCCGACGACGACTGGTACCACGACCGGTTGCAGAATTACGGTTCGATCTTCCTCGGCCCGTGGAGCACCGTTGCCTACTCCGACAAGGGGATGGCGGGCACCAACCATGTGCTGCCGACTGCCGGAGGCGCCAAACACAGTGCAGGACTGTCGGTCTCGCGTTACCTCAAGCCGCTGACGTACCAGCGGGTGTCCCGCGCCGCGACCCCCGCACTGGCTCATGCCGTGCAGGTCATTTCCGACTCGGAGGGCATGGCGGCTCACAGCGCGACTGCCACCCGCCGACTCGCGAGCTATGGTTCGCCAGGTTCCTGA
- a CDS encoding APC family permease → MDTSDEDRQLGELGYTQKLSRSVGGVSSFFLGFSVISATTAVFSGFGFGLSTAGPAFVWTFPIAVAIFFIWALIAADLVVKLPLAGYAYQWTSRLVNPNLGWFTGFAGAVGFISGFTGVAFVMAGYIGALLGIEMTTATQIFTAIAVVLLCVLINVYGVKLATMLNNIGVALELVVTVGATAFIAVVAFFVTNEHQGIEFLFSAGGAGDSGSPYVIVWLTASLGCIFGLLGVEAAADVAEETKDARRTIPRTMFLALGVASAIEFFMYIVFLLVIKDPDTLTESASPITDLFAQQVSPWFSKLVIALALTNILVCVLASMLVATRLVYALGRDNMLPGSRFLRQVSETHKVPTNAVWATGVVSCALLLSALANEETFSYVVGMAALGFFAVYLLTTGGLLVANARGRIPAGAAGVFDLGRLRVPVYVLGLVVFGSVLATLLLLPDFRPNATVFVITMAIAAVWWVLVLRRRIARADAGPQYALNRSEHSASSTAASA, encoded by the coding sequence ATGGACACCTCTGATGAGGACCGCCAACTCGGCGAGCTGGGGTACACCCAGAAACTCAGTCGATCCGTGGGGGGAGTGTCGTCGTTTTTCCTCGGCTTCTCGGTCATCAGCGCCACCACCGCGGTGTTCTCCGGGTTCGGGTTCGGCCTGAGCACGGCAGGACCAGCCTTTGTGTGGACCTTCCCGATCGCGGTCGCCATCTTCTTCATCTGGGCGCTGATCGCGGCCGACCTGGTGGTCAAACTGCCGCTGGCCGGCTACGCCTATCAATGGACCAGCCGCCTGGTCAACCCCAACCTGGGGTGGTTCACCGGATTCGCCGGCGCGGTCGGATTCATCAGCGGTTTCACCGGTGTGGCGTTTGTGATGGCGGGCTACATCGGTGCCTTGCTGGGCATCGAAATGACGACTGCGACACAGATATTCACCGCCATTGCGGTGGTTCTGCTGTGCGTTCTCATCAACGTCTACGGCGTGAAACTGGCGACCATGCTGAACAACATCGGCGTGGCGCTGGAACTCGTGGTCACCGTCGGCGCGACGGCCTTCATCGCCGTCGTCGCCTTCTTCGTGACCAACGAACACCAGGGCATCGAGTTCCTGTTCTCCGCCGGCGGCGCCGGCGACTCGGGATCGCCCTATGTGATCGTCTGGTTGACCGCCAGCCTCGGGTGCATCTTCGGCCTGCTCGGCGTCGAAGCCGCGGCCGACGTCGCCGAGGAAACCAAGGACGCCCGGCGCACCATCCCTCGCACCATGTTCCTCGCGCTCGGGGTGGCGTCGGCGATCGAGTTCTTCATGTACATCGTGTTTCTCCTTGTCATCAAGGATCCGGACACGCTGACCGAGAGTGCCTCGCCGATCACCGACCTGTTCGCCCAGCAGGTGTCCCCCTGGTTCTCGAAGCTCGTGATTGCGTTGGCGCTCACCAACATCTTGGTCTGCGTGCTCGCCAGTATGCTGGTCGCGACCCGCCTGGTGTACGCCCTCGGACGAGACAACATGCTCCCCGGTTCGCGATTCCTGCGCCAGGTGTCCGAGACACACAAGGTGCCGACCAATGCGGTCTGGGCCACCGGTGTGGTGTCCTGCGCGCTGCTGTTGTCCGCGCTGGCCAACGAAGAGACGTTCTCCTACGTCGTCGGGATGGCCGCCCTCGGATTCTTCGCCGTGTATCTGCTCACCACGGGTGGACTCCTGGTGGCCAACGCCCGCGGGCGTATCCCTGCCGGCGCCGCCGGGGTGTTCGACCTCGGCCGACTGCGGGTGCCGGTGTATGTCCTCGGCTTGGTGGTGTTCGGATCCGTGCTGGCGACCCTGCTGCTACTACCGGACTTTCGACCCAATGCCACCGTCTTTGTCATCACCATGGCGATCGCCGCGGTCTGGTGGGTACTGGTCCTGCGGCGACGCATCGCCCGCGCCGACGCGGGTCCGCAGTATGCCCTCAACAGAAGCGAGCACTCTGCCAGCAGTACTGCAGCCTCGGCCTGA
- a CDS encoding LysR family transcriptional regulator, whose protein sequence is MSLSLIQLRVFVTAAQCGSFTAAAKQLHMSQPTVSETIRRVEQRYGTPLFVRGSKRLILTAPGEELMPLAEQTLASADGADRALRAVTGLQGGVASIGLLRNAKFYAMADLLTSFHARYPNVRLRVIGVNSADVADLVRDGDLEAGLVVLPVDTRELSVTPLLQDEVLYATSDPARTRPVSLEDMAEASLILYDAHAGWRDPTRRQLAERALLRGLSLTPRIEVEQVDTALELVAAGAGETVVSRAVSESSIAPAGVRYLPLQEPLYDTVALIQKESAILSPATRELARLARATLTDFRPTSADPSGVGGRRQ, encoded by the coding sequence ATGTCGCTGTCGTTGATACAGCTGCGTGTGTTCGTCACTGCGGCGCAGTGCGGGTCGTTCACTGCGGCCGCGAAGCAATTGCACATGTCACAGCCAACGGTCTCGGAAACCATTCGGCGCGTCGAGCAGCGTTACGGCACACCGCTGTTCGTACGGGGGTCCAAAAGGCTCATCCTGACTGCTCCTGGCGAGGAGCTGATGCCGCTGGCCGAGCAGACCTTGGCGTCCGCAGACGGAGCCGATCGCGCGTTGCGGGCGGTCACGGGACTGCAGGGCGGCGTGGCGTCGATCGGTCTGCTGCGCAATGCCAAGTTCTACGCCATGGCGGACCTGCTGACGTCGTTTCATGCTCGCTACCCGAACGTCCGCCTCCGAGTGATCGGGGTGAACTCCGCTGATGTTGCAGACCTGGTGCGCGACGGAGATCTGGAGGCCGGGCTGGTGGTTCTTCCGGTCGACACCAGGGAACTGTCCGTGACACCGCTGCTCCAGGACGAGGTGCTCTACGCGACGTCGGACCCCGCCCGTACCCGACCGGTATCCCTGGAGGACATGGCAGAGGCGAGCCTGATCCTCTACGACGCACACGCCGGATGGCGTGATCCCACCCGCCGTCAACTGGCGGAGCGGGCGTTGTTGCGGGGTCTCTCACTGACCCCGCGGATCGAAGTCGAACAAGTCGACACCGCACTCGAACTCGTCGCCGCGGGGGCGGGTGAGACGGTGGTGTCGCGGGCGGTGTCGGAATCCTCCATCGCGCCAGCGGGTGTCAGGTATCTGCCCCTGCAGGAGCCGCTCTACGACACGGTGGCTCTCATCCAGAAGGAGTCCGCCATTCTGTCTCCCGCCACTCGGGAACTGGCGCGGCTGGCACGAGCGACCCTCACAGACTTTCGTCCAACCTCCGCGGACCCGTCAGGCGTCGGCGGGCGCCGCCAGTAG